The region AGTTCAAGCCTACAGCAACAGCGCCGCCAGCCCCATTTTCCACTACCCGACAGCCGTCCAAAACAGCATCCGTAAGTACTCCCCAGTTTTCGAGCGCACAACACAGAATGCCCGCCGAAGCCCTCCCGCAGccgtttttcttttgtctgcCTCAGCACCACGAGTCGTTGTTCCATCTCTTGGCCGCGCTTGAGAGCCCTGGAGTTACGGCCGTTTTTAACTTTCCCATACCACCCAGGCCCATGTCCCTGCACCCGTCCCTGTGACTATCGTGACCACTGAGGCTGAGATTGTGCAGAGCACATTGCACATCACAGTGACCGTGACACCGTCGATCTCCTCGGCGAGTGTATCTTCTTCAGCTTCATCTCCTGTATGCCCtgttttttttataaatatatatatattgtTTTTAAGTTTGTTTGCGATGGCTGGCGATATTTTATTGTTTTGATTTGAGATGGAACATTGCTGACTTTTCGATAGCCTGATCAAGTCGTCACGTCGGAACCGGGCGGCGCAGTGGAGACGGTAACCGTTGGAGGCGTCGTCAAAACTGTGACGGCGGCCTTTCCCCAAGCTACCGGCGGGACGGTGCCAAGTTCTAGCAGTGGCCTGCAGGCCGGAGCCGTTGCCGGCATTGCCGTAGGCATCATCGGCGGCTTGTCGGTTCTTGGACTGTTCGTCTGGCTCttgtggaagaagaggagacaAGAAGAGCAGCAGGGATTTATCTCACCCATGAGAGGTGGTAGTGCTTCGGGCATGGGCTCTATGGGGTCAAAAGCCCCTCAAGTGACGGAGCAGCCATTAACATGGGAGGCCAAACGTCGAAGCCAGCTCATGCCCATTGACCCGCGACTCGACCCGTTCTACGTACGCGATCCGAACCGAAGCCGCGACAGCGTCAACTCCCTACAAGACAACCACGACTATTCCAGACGACTTGATGCGCCACGAGTGCTGAGAGCCACCAATCCAGACCCCGATTATTAGACTGGGGGTTTTTCTCGATCAATTTTTTCGTTTTGCAATTTTCTGGGTTGGAAAATTAGGGGTCGGCGGGCTGGGCTGGGTTTTCATGACGTACACGAACGAATCCCGACTATCTTTTTTCTCTGGGGCATTTTTCGCGACGAGTTTTCGTTTTCTTCATTACTGCATTTGCATTCCACGATACCAATGGCGTTTTCGGGCTGGGTGGATACACTGGGAGATAAGGGAAGGGGGACACTTCCGTTGCAATCGCTACTGCTTGCCTGATGGTTGTTTgagttgggttgggaggcaAGATAAAGTTATGTGTGCGGTCAAGAAAAGAtaggttttctttttgggctGGAAAGAAAAGGCACGGTCTGAATGGGGTTCTTTCCGTTCTGGGTGACAGCTGTGGTGATGGATTTAATAGGGGATGGTTAGGGCCGGAATCGACTGACTGGCATGAAGCGATTCTGGAAAAGACTGACATGGCAAAAGGGTGGGTGAACACATGAAGTTGGCCAAGTGCTGGTCAACGGATGGTGTATTTGTATATATTTACATTGACATTGTCGAGGCTGCTGTCACCCACGATCTGAAGACCACAAGCACATATTTTATGTCTAAAGTTTTTATGTTTTCATATTGCTCAATTGCTGAACAGTCTTTGAGATCCTTCAACCTCGGACTCTCCACGGGGATAATATTCAGCGTGGACTGCGCCGCAGTTAGGCAGATGAGAAACAGCTATCCAAATGTCATTGGCCAAGCTCGTAGCTCTGAGGTCGTGATTTCCGGCCTCCAAACCGGTGAGATTCGAACTGTGCCGCCCGTACCtgatttttttcttcccccgGATTCTGAAAGCAATGACACTGCCTCTTTGACAAAGTGGAGctgttggatgatgatgatgatgatgatgatgatgacgactgTGGGTGCTACGGGCATACTACAGGTGACTGCGTGAATAGCGCAACGATTTTGGTTCCGGTTGGCAAGATCGAGAATCGCATCTTCCTTTTGGACATGCATGAAACCAACCAACACATCATCAAACGATGGGATTGGGTGAGATTTGGGGACGATCCAGACAGGAACAAGCTTTGgtagggaggggtggggatggaAAGGGAAGTCGTGCCTGAATATCATTTTTCTCCTCTGGCAAATAAATGGGAGCCGGATTTTCCGGTTGCTGGGTGTAACAATGGGTGGTTGAGGCTGTGGTTTTCCTTTACCCCTGAAGATCCCCTGACGGCGTGCACTGCACCCAATGCCGTTTGGTGGTCGCCCtccatgatggggaggaggggggtggttcaTCGTTACTGTGTCCCGTACCTTGCATAGCATTCGAATGATTGATGCTTGAGATCgagacaaacaaacaaaagccTCCACGTTTGTCAAGACCGTCGAGATGGTTAccaggatggtggtgaggatgaagagagaTGTGATGTCATCATCAATTTGAAACACCGCCAGCCCACTCGCAAAATAACGATTGACAGTTCTGCAGCAGAAAAGACGACCAACAGAATCCGCAAACTTGAGAGGTGGCAGAATAACTTGGTCATATCTCCGGACCCTCAGGTATCCGGGTAGATGTAGTGGATATGCTGACTACAACCAAGAGGGCGATACGCGGACAGATACAACAGCAACCCTCAACATCAAACGATCGCGGACTCGGCCTTTGTCACCGACGTTGCCGTGCTCGCAGCTCCAATCTGCCGGTACCGATGAGTTGCAAAGCTTGATTTGGAGATGAACCGGGGGAAAATGACCGGCCGAGGCGGATGGGAGTTCTATCAATCACTTTTCCGGTTGTTGCCAGTTGCCTGCGGTTGGGAGATTGGGGGTGGGTTACATGACGTAGAGGACTTGCAGGTGCAATCACGGCTCGGTTTTTTTCTAGCAAGGATGATGGAACAATTGTTATCAAGAGGGTTTtggtggatggatgttgTCAAGTGTCTCCCTTGGACAAGCCGGTTTCGCTGCTGACTCTTCGAAGCCCAGAACCAGAGGGATCCTCGCAGAACATACACCCAAACTTGACATTCACAGCAATTCAACTCCATAAAACACCGTGCGCCAAACATTTATTCTCCCCAAGCAAAACAAACAAGATATATTGTCAAACGGCTATACCACTATTCACACTCCAACACGTCCTCACAACAACCTTGACTTGTACACAATATTGACCCAACAAATTATCATACATCGTTCTCACCCCTTTAAGCCACCCCCATTTCACCATTCGGCTCCCCTAAACCTCCATCAaaacctcaccctcatccagcaaatccaccaccttcttcagATTCCCAATCaagctcctccccaacccaacaagCAACAACTTCTCCGCATTCGCCGGCAACCCCAAATACGTAGGCGGCTCTCTCTCAGGCAGCCTTTGGATCCACCCCATAAACTCCTGAAGGGACGTTCCGCTGGGAACAACCAGCTCCTCGCTCCCCGTCTCGGGCGTGCCCTCGACAAGCTTGTGACCAATATCAAACGCGGCCGGGGTCAAGAAAGTAGACACGATCTGCCGCAGCATGTTCATGTCCCCTTCGTCGTCAATCTTGCCTCCGTAGGTTTCTGTGATCAAGTACCGGATCATGTCCCAGGGAATGTTGGTCGGCGCAATGTTGGTGCGGTTTTGTGCGGCGACGTCGATCCAAGTGTCAATGACAAAGGCGGAGCATTCGTACTATTTTCCATGTTAGCGTCCTGTCAATTTCCAGCAAAAGTTGTTCGGAGGGACTTACATCAGCATCGTTGAACTCCCAGAACCCCTTCCAACCCAGATTGGGGGCATACCGGAGCCTCTCCTGCACCACAGCATGCAGGAACGACAGCAACAGATACAGTCGCGTTCTCTCCACAGGTGACTTGACGCTCCTTGTGCTCAGCGAGCCCATCGAGTCCTTCATATTGGCCCTCACACCAGCAGGCTGCTCGTACATCAACACTCGGGATGCTCTCAGCAGGTTAACAGGAATCTTTGGCGAAGACTCCATAGACAGGAACAGTCTAAACTCTGGGTTCGGGTTCAGGCTCTCCATCCGCTTCTCAAGTGACTGAAGCCAAGTCGGAGCCAAGTGGACGTTCTTGATGAGGACCCAAGAGCCGGTCTGGGCAGCATTGCTGATAGCCTTGTCCGCACTGGCCAGACCTTCGTTGGAACCCATGGCAATGTTGGTGCAGCGGACACGCATGCGCTCAACCAGACTGTCAACCTTGTAAGAGGCGTCAAAGCCAGGGCTAGAGACAAGGGAAATGGGGCGAGTAGCAGAAACCTGATCGACAGTCTGCTTGAGATCCTCGACAATGTCAAACAGATCATTGCCAAACACCAATGTTACAAACCGTTCGGCAGTAGGGACGAACCGATCAAGACGGAAAAGCTTGACCAAGAGCAGCGATATGAGAGCGCGATCCGTCTCAGCAACACTGTcatcccagatcttgggCACGAAGTTCTCAGCAAGCTCCTCCGAAAGAAACTTGTCCCAGTCCGCCTCAGGCACATTCTCAATCTTGTCCTTGAGAGCAGTGATACGCCTGGCCCGAGCAAAGACCTCGTCCTTGGCGCCAATGTCAGTCGAGAGGTCCTTACCCTCCACCTTTTCATCAAGAATAACATCCAACAGGCCCTTGTCCATTTTGTAGGGCGATGCCTGAGCAAGCAGCATGGCAAGCGTGATCCTGTCCTTTTGCAACAGACCCAGAGCAGTTCGCTTGAAGGCAGCCACGAAGAGATCCTTGACAATGATATCTCTCCTGACGTTATGATTCTGCTCTCCCTCCAAGTGCGGGTTGCCGTGCAAGACCGAGTGGAAGATATCCAGGAAATACTGCAGCGAGAACTGATAGAAGTGATTGATGTAGTGCAGCTGCTCGAGGACAGCAAAGACAGCACTGCAAGATCTGGCAATGATGTTGTACTGCAGCGtaatctcctccacctcggccatAACACCCTCGGTGTTGCTCATCTTGGTTGAAATCTCGGCCGCCTCCGTCTTGAGAGTCTCGAGTGTCTCGATGACATTGTCATCATCCAGTATATTGCCACGAGATTCGTTGAGCGCTTGCAGCAGACGCTTCTCAAGCTGTCGAAGATGAACCTTGAACTCTCCTTGTAACTTGATGAGGTTGGAACGACGCTCATCAACATCAGGACGCTCAGACTTGAGCACCTCAGCCAAAGACTGGGTTTGCAAACTGCTCTGAGTGACAGTAAAGTTGACAAATGTCGTCCGCGAGCAGATATCAGGAGCAAAGGTGGCCGAAGGATCCCGCGTGGAAAGGTAAATCTTGAACGCAGGCGAGAAATCGATCTGCTGCTTTCCAAGCTGGATCAGCACACGACCACCAGTCTTTTGGTACTCCTTATTGAGCACATGATTGAGCACAGGGTCGAGATGTTCGGCATCCTGGATGAGGATCGGGTTACCGAAACGGAGAGAACTCTCGAGCTGCTTGGTGAATGAATCATCCAAGAAGCTGGTCACGGTAAGCCGGCGGTCCTTGCACTCGCGCTGCAAGAACTCAGTGACACGGCCCGAGGGGTCGATGATGAGCGGGTACCGGTTGAAGCGCTGCAAGATGATGGCGTTTTCTGTGCACAGGTCGTCCACAGGCAGCGTGTTGGCTTGCCAGCTGAGCCTCTCATCGGCCGTCGAGAGGTATTCCGTGACAGGATTATGCTGCTTGAATTGAATAC is a window of Podospora pseudopauciseta strain CBS 411.78 chromosome 1, whole genome shotgun sequence DNA encoding:
- a CDS encoding hypothetical protein (EggNog:ENOG503P1PK; COG:S), which translates into the protein MGQPLTALVWAFFGIVALLSSRSQATPSIPMEYCARYNTGLKFDPFVSDFQSMGRCRINCTDLNFAFAILLEKKCWCSSTVPNKADQNDISDCSFPCPGYPDDICGGKGPVYGYLEIAQFKPTATAPPAPFSTTRQPSKTASPDQVVTSEPGGAVETVTVGGVVKTVTAAFPQATGGTVPSSSSGLQAGAVAGIAVGIIGGLSVLGLFVWLLWKKRRQEEQQGFISPMRGGSASGMGSMGSKAPQVTEQPLTWEAKRRSQLMPIDPRLDPFYVRDPNRSRDSVNSLQDNHDYSRRLDAPRVLRATNPDPDY